One genomic window of Desulfocurvus vexinensis DSM 17965 includes the following:
- a CDS encoding phage head closure protein, with translation MPAAPYRHRVTIQAVTLIFDGMGGWEETWADLATVWARVEALKGEEYFAAAQMQNSVSHRVTMRYRADLTPTHRLVFEGRTLDIEAVLPDERKSRLVIMCTEQV, from the coding sequence ATGCCAGCCGCTCCATACCGCCACCGGGTGACCATTCAGGCGGTGACGCTCATCTTCGATGGCATGGGCGGCTGGGAGGAAACCTGGGCTGACTTGGCCACGGTCTGGGCGCGGGTCGAAGCCCTCAAGGGCGAGGAATACTTCGCCGCCGCCCAAATGCAGAACTCGGTCAGCCACCGCGTCACCATGCGCTACCGCGCCGACCTCACCCCCACCCACCGTCTGGTATTCGAGGGCCGCACCCTCGACATCGAGGCGGTCCTGCCTGACGAACGCAAATCCCGCCTCGTGATCATGTGCACCGAGCAGGTGTAA
- a CDS encoding helix-turn-helix domain-containing protein: MASEQNRWLSAEEIAQHLGVSIDTIYRWIAGRGMPAHKVGRLWKFKTDEVDKWVKAGGAADKSDKPDTEQ; encoded by the coding sequence ATGGCATCAGAACAAAACCGCTGGCTTTCAGCCGAGGAGATTGCCCAACATCTCGGGGTCAGCATCGACACCATCTACCGCTGGATTGCGGGACGCGGCATGCCCGCTCACAAGGTCGGCCGACTCTGGAAGTTCAAGACGGACGAGGTCGACAAGTGGGTGAAGGCCGGTGGCGCGGCTGACAAATCCGATAAGCCGGACACCGAGCAATAA
- the brxF gene encoding BREX-3 system P-loop-containing protein BrxF — protein sequence MAEPIHDKIKRSLQAAEGLYHRLVLLVGETGSGKTGVLRDIAEEFGSSIVNVNLALSGELLELTAKQRSLRLPGILDQIADQAQAPVVLDNLEILFDKDLQQDPLRLLQSISRNRAVVASWNGIMNSGRLLYAETGHPEYRSYDSVDALIVGMDGTATVDSAKNNREAGQA from the coding sequence ATGGCCGAACCGATTCACGACAAAATAAAACGATCCCTCCAGGCAGCCGAAGGGCTGTATCACCGCCTGGTATTGCTGGTGGGTGAGACCGGTTCCGGCAAGACCGGCGTTCTTCGGGATATTGCCGAGGAATTCGGCTCGTCCATCGTCAACGTCAATCTGGCGCTTTCAGGCGAACTGCTTGAGCTGACGGCAAAGCAGCGGTCGCTTCGGTTGCCGGGCATCCTCGATCAGATCGCGGACCAGGCTCAAGCACCGGTGGTGCTGGATAATCTCGAGATCCTCTTCGACAAGGATCTCCAGCAGGACCCCTTGCGCCTGCTGCAGTCCATTTCGAGAAATCGGGCCGTGGTGGCTTCGTGGAACGGAATCATGAATTCCGGGAGGCTTTTGTACGCCGAAACCGGCCATCCCGAGTACCGCAGCTATGACTCGGTCGATGCGCTGATTGTGGGCATGGATGGCACGGCCACGGTCGATTCGGCAAAAAACAATAGAGAGGCAGGACAAGCATGA